From a single Candidatus Brocadia sp. genomic region:
- a CDS encoding HNH endonuclease: MKKSQWWKNKISQGICYYCQETFLPDELTMDHVVPLARGGRSTKGNIVPCCKGCNNKKKYLTPAEIVLNKLKQQDTAEHFRK, translated from the coding sequence ATGAAAAAATCCCAGTGGTGGAAGAACAAGATTTCCCAGGGGATATGCTATTACTGCCAGGAAACCTTCCTCCCGGATGAACTAACCATGGATCATGTGGTACCACTAGCGAGGGGAGGTAGAAGTACAAAGGGGAATATCGTACCATGTTGTAAGGGGTGCAACAATAAGAAAAAATACTTAACCCCGGCAGAAATCGTATTAAACAAATTGAAGCAGCAGGATACAGCAGAACATTTTAGGAAATAA
- the pepF gene encoding oligoendopeptidase F — MSKNRTRDQIEDKYKWDLSALYASDDTWEEDCRKVEKELPRLLEFKGLLANPRKFGQFMQFYINYSIMRENLHVYAHVRFFEDTRNAVYEEMKSRIELLASKISAQTVFIKKELSSLSRDDIDTMIRENSQLAGYRFYLESYARYKPHILSEETETVLAELEIALSKPDDIFSAYNNNNISFQEFEHKGEIILLSHARYAQLLESPDRALRQKAFDYYYRPYLQNIDVLANTYAANVLANIKMAKVRNYSSMLEMSLFPDYVPTTVFINLIAVAKENIDVVSEFNALKQEELGIEELHFYDNYVPLVREVDKKYPYEEAIELVRTAFEPLGAEYLRKYDSTVRARVIDVFESPGKRSGAFSWGSYASRGLIFLNYTEKFSDVSTFAHEFGHCLHRDYSIENQPYLYYQNPIFLAEVASTFNEALLFDHMSKIAKSVEEKKFFLYHSMKRIEATFFRQTMFANFEKDIHEMAESGKVLIAKSITDMYRKNLEAYLGKGMVIDEQLNYEWARIPHFYNAFYVYKYATSLSAAIALSERVTSGIKGAVEDYLTFLGAGSHKEPLEILKDAGVDFAGKGVYEVTVNKFRKLLKEYKSL; from the coding sequence ATGAGCAAGAATAGAACCAGAGATCAAATAGAAGACAAATACAAATGGGATTTGTCTGCTTTGTATGCATCGGATGATACTTGGGAAGAAGACTGCCGGAAGGTGGAAAAAGAACTTCCCCGGCTTCTTGAGTTCAAAGGCTTACTTGCCAATCCCCGCAAGTTCGGGCAGTTCATGCAGTTTTATATTAACTATTCTATCATGAGAGAAAATTTACATGTGTATGCGCATGTCCGCTTTTTTGAGGATACCAGAAATGCTGTATATGAAGAGATGAAAAGTCGTATCGAACTGCTCGCATCGAAGATTTCTGCACAAACTGTTTTCATAAAAAAAGAGTTATCCTCTTTATCACGGGATGATATCGATACCATGATTCGTGAAAATTCTCAACTGGCAGGGTATCGCTTCTATCTGGAAAGTTATGCCCGGTACAAACCTCATATCCTTTCTGAAGAGACGGAGACTGTCCTGGCGGAACTGGAAATTGCCTTGAGTAAGCCCGATGATATTTTTTCGGCCTACAATAATAATAATATTTCATTCCAGGAATTTGAACACAAGGGAGAAATAATCCTCCTCTCTCATGCAAGGTACGCGCAACTGTTAGAATCACCCGACCGTGCTCTCCGGCAAAAAGCGTTTGATTATTATTACCGGCCTTACCTGCAGAACATTGACGTCCTGGCAAATACCTACGCTGCAAACGTGCTGGCAAACATTAAGATGGCGAAGGTGCGCAACTATTCGTCAATGCTGGAAATGTCCCTGTTTCCCGATTACGTGCCAACCACGGTTTTTATTAATCTTATAGCAGTCGCAAAGGAAAATATTGATGTGGTCAGCGAGTTCAATGCCCTGAAACAGGAAGAGCTTGGAATTGAAGAATTACACTTCTATGATAATTATGTCCCCCTGGTTCGTGAGGTTGATAAGAAATATCCCTATGAGGAGGCTATTGAACTGGTTCGTACAGCGTTTGAACCTCTTGGCGCAGAATATCTCAGAAAATACGATTCTACTGTTCGTGCAAGGGTAATTGATGTATTTGAATCTCCCGGCAAAAGGTCAGGGGCATTCTCCTGGGGGAGTTATGCGAGCCGGGGATTAATTTTCTTAAATTATACGGAAAAGTTCTCTGATGTTTCAACATTTGCACATGAATTCGGTCACTGCCTGCATCGTGATTACTCCATTGAAAATCAACCCTATCTCTATTATCAAAATCCTATCTTTCTGGCCGAGGTGGCCTCGACATTCAATGAAGCTTTACTGTTTGATCACATGTCAAAGATTGCCAAATCCGTTGAAGAGAAGAAGTTCTTTCTCTATCACAGCATGAAACGCATAGAGGCAACTTTCTTCAGGCAGACCATGTTTGCAAATTTTGAAAAGGATATTCATGAGATGGCAGAATCCGGCAAGGTATTGATTGCAAAAAGCATAACCGACATGTACCGGAAAAATCTTGAGGCCTATCTGGGTAAGGGGATGGTTATTGATGAGCAGTTAAACTACGAGTGGGCGAGAATTCCCCATTTTTACAATGCCTTTTATGTATATAAATATGCTACCAGTCTGTCTGCTGCAATAGCCTTATCCGAGCGGGTAACCTCCGGCATAAAAGGCGCCGTCGAAGATTACCTGACTTTTCTGGGTGCAGGATCGCATAAAGAACCGCTTGAAATCCTGAAAGATGCCGGGGTTGACTTTGCCGGAAAAGGAGTATATGAAGTGACGGTTAACAAATTCAGGAAATTACTGAAAGAATACAAATCATTATAA